One segment of Thermosulfurimonas sp. F29 DNA contains the following:
- a CDS encoding HAD family hydrolase, whose amino-acid sequence MRLLLLDVDGILTEGYIVVDAEGREIKSFFVQDGMGIKLLQKAGIEVGLLSSRSSPPVTFRAKELGIDIVIQGELEKYRLYQELLSEKALRDEEVAYMGDDWVDIPVLKRVGLAVTVPEAWPPVKDYAHYVTRRPGGRGAVREVCDLILKAQGKWEALWQEFGS is encoded by the coding sequence GTGCGCCTCCTTTTGCTGGATGTGGACGGTATCCTTACGGAGGGATACATAGTGGTGGATGCGGAGGGGCGTGAAATTAAAAGCTTTTTCGTGCAGGACGGGATGGGCATAAAGCTTCTCCAGAAGGCCGGTATCGAGGTGGGACTTCTTTCCAGTCGATCCTCCCCACCCGTAACCTTTCGGGCTAAAGAGCTGGGCATAGACATCGTCATTCAGGGAGAGCTTGAGAAGTATCGGCTCTACCAGGAGCTTCTTTCCGAGAAGGCTCTTCGGGACGAGGAGGTGGCTTACATGGGCGACGACTGGGTGGATATCCCGGTGCTCAAAAGGGTGGGGCTGGCCGTCACGGTGCCCGAGGCCTGGCCCCCGGTGAAAGACTATGCTCATTATGTGACCCGGCGACCCGGAGGTCGGGGAGCGGTGCGGGAGGTGTGTGACCTCATTCTTAAAGCGCAGGGAAAGTGGGAGGCCCTATGGCAAGAATTTGGATCCTGA